The following are from one region of the Mesorhizobium sp. B2-8-5 genome:
- a CDS encoding carbohydrate kinase family protein, whose translation MPTSPTILALGGAHIDRRGQVSGAYVPAASNPGIMREDVGGVVFNALRSVVKRGVSASLISVRGGDAAADTVALAIDNAGIADLSVVFLDRTTPSYTALIDAEGELIVGLADMTLYDLAFPKQMRRSKVREAIAAADAILCDANLPTAALERLVALAGGRPVFAIAVSPAKVVRLAPLLDDLSLLFMNRREAAALADAELSGETLVDALRRAGLNAGVVTSGSAPVLGFDDTGVFEIDPPAPRKVADVTGAGDALTGATVAALLRGLPLRAALREGLAAAMLAIESPEAVPSFTAGNFTQALGLVPEAREVA comes from the coding sequence ATGCCGACATCCCCAACAATCCTGGCGCTGGGCGGAGCCCATATCGACCGGCGCGGCCAGGTCTCGGGCGCCTATGTGCCCGCCGCTTCGAATCCCGGCATCATGCGCGAGGACGTCGGCGGCGTGGTTTTCAACGCGCTGCGCAGCGTGGTGAAGCGCGGCGTGTCGGCCTCGCTGATATCGGTGCGCGGCGGCGACGCTGCGGCCGACACCGTCGCCTTGGCGATCGACAACGCCGGAATAGCGGACCTCTCGGTGGTGTTCCTCGACCGCACGACGCCGAGCTACACGGCGTTGATCGACGCCGAAGGTGAGCTGATTGTCGGGCTGGCCGACATGACGCTCTACGATCTTGCCTTCCCCAAGCAGATGAGGCGTTCCAAGGTGCGCGAGGCGATCGCCGCGGCCGACGCCATCCTGTGCGACGCCAACCTGCCGACGGCGGCGCTGGAGCGCTTGGTAGCGCTTGCCGGTGGCCGGCCGGTCTTCGCCATCGCCGTCTCGCCGGCCAAGGTCGTCCGCCTGGCGCCGCTGCTCGACGACCTGTCGCTGCTTTTCATGAACCGCCGCGAAGCCGCCGCGCTGGCCGACGCCGAGCTATCCGGCGAAACCCTTGTCGACGCGCTCAGGCGGGCCGGCCTGAATGCCGGCGTGGTCACGTCCGGCAGCGCCCCGGTTCTGGGCTTCGACGACACCGGCGTCTTCGAGATCGATCCACCCGCGCCGCGCAAAGTTGCCGACGTGACCGGAGCCGGCGACGCCTTGACCGGCGCAACCGTCGCCGCCTTGCTGCGCGGCCTGCCGTTGCGTGCCGCGCTGCGCGAGGGCCTTGCCGCGGCGATGCTTGCCATAGAGAGCCCGGAGGCCGTGCCGTCCTTCACGGCGGGCAACTTCACGCAGGCGCTTGGCCTTGTGCCGGAGGCGCGGGAGGTGGCATAG
- the sufA gene encoding Fe-S cluster assembly scaffold SufA: MGRFAVITMTEKAADRVREIVATREGAHGIRLGIKKGGCAGMEYTVDLVTEPNPKDDHIERDGAHVYVAPEAALFLFGTEMDFEQTTLRTGFTFRNPNQSSACGCGESVELKPADLKALAEARASA, encoded by the coding sequence ATGGGACGCTTCGCCGTCATCACGATGACCGAAAAGGCCGCCGACCGGGTGCGCGAGATCGTCGCCACGCGCGAAGGTGCGCATGGCATCCGGCTCGGCATCAAGAAGGGCGGCTGCGCCGGCATGGAATACACGGTCGACCTGGTGACCGAGCCGAACCCCAAGGACGATCATATCGAACGCGACGGCGCGCATGTCTATGTCGCGCCGGAAGCGGCGTTGTTCCTGTTTGGCACCGAGATGGATTTCGAGCAGACGACGTTGCGCACCGGCTTCACCTTCAGGAATCCGAACCAGAGCTCGGCCTGCGGCTGCGGCGAGTCCGTCGAGCTGAAGCCTGCCGACCTCAAGGCGCTTGCCGAGGCACGCGCCTCGGCCTGA
- the sufD gene encoding Fe-S cluster assembly protein SufD: MNMHAQPQRTLAETALIDAFGERLSLLPGDGAVMVKRDDAIEAIKHGLPTRRVESWHYTDLRRLLTSVPAFETDAVVKALAPILEGSAVLPVLNGVSQSKLQEIEGVAVQRLSEKLTDGSVAPGLDPYGSDDAIGALNTAFVADGLFVDIADGVELEKPVELQNLQAGGQSHVRLLARVGAGAKAIVVERQAGEGDEALVSSVSQLVVGDGAEVTWLIVQEQPDTATHLAQFKAHIGKDAKLTLFVMNAGGKLVRQEVVVRTTGEGADFKLRGINLLAGDTHTDTTMVLDHAVPHTTSTEVIRNVVTGKARGVFQGRINVHQYAQKTNAKMACNTLLLSDDGEFSTKPELEIFADDVVCGHGATVTEIDHNHLFYLMARGIDEKSARGLLVKAFVAEVIEELDDEALVEALEARLDGWFLTHG; the protein is encoded by the coding sequence ATGAACATGCATGCACAGCCCCAGCGGACCTTGGCCGAGACGGCGCTGATCGACGCCTTCGGCGAGCGGCTGTCGCTGCTGCCCGGCGACGGCGCGGTGATGGTCAAGCGCGACGACGCGATCGAGGCGATCAAGCACGGCCTGCCGACGCGCCGCGTCGAATCCTGGCATTATACGGACCTGCGCCGGCTGCTCACTTCGGTGCCGGCGTTCGAGACCGACGCCGTCGTCAAGGCGCTGGCGCCGATCCTTGAAGGCTCGGCGGTGCTGCCGGTGCTGAACGGCGTCTCGCAGTCGAAGCTGCAGGAGATCGAAGGCGTCGCGGTGCAGCGCCTGTCGGAGAAACTGACCGACGGCAGCGTGGCTCCGGGACTGGACCCCTATGGCAGCGACGACGCCATCGGCGCGCTCAACACCGCCTTCGTCGCCGACGGCTTATTCGTCGATATCGCCGACGGTGTGGAACTGGAAAAGCCGGTCGAATTGCAGAACCTGCAGGCCGGCGGCCAGTCGCATGTGCGGCTCTTGGCGCGTGTCGGCGCCGGCGCCAAGGCGATTGTCGTCGAGCGCCAGGCAGGCGAGGGCGACGAGGCGCTCGTCTCTTCGGTCAGCCAGCTTGTGGTTGGCGACGGCGCGGAAGTGACCTGGCTGATCGTGCAGGAGCAGCCCGACACGGCCACGCATCTCGCGCAGTTCAAGGCGCATATCGGCAAGGATGCCAAACTGACGCTGTTCGTGATGAACGCCGGCGGCAAGCTCGTTCGCCAAGAGGTCGTCGTCAGGACGACGGGCGAAGGCGCCGACTTCAAATTGCGCGGCATCAACCTTTTGGCCGGCGACACCCATACCGACACCACCATGGTGCTCGACCACGCCGTGCCGCACACGACCTCGACGGAAGTGATCCGCAATGTCGTGACCGGCAAGGCGCGCGGCGTCTTCCAGGGCCGCATCAATGTGCATCAATACGCGCAGAAGACCAACGCCAAGATGGCCTGCAACACGCTGCTTCTGTCGGACGACGGCGAGTTCTCGACCAAGCCGGAGCTGGAGATCTTCGCCGACGACGTCGTCTGCGGCCATGGCGCGACGGTCACCGAGATCGACCACAACCATCTGTTCTACCTGATGGCGCGCGGTATCGACGAGAAGTCGGCGCGGGGCCTTCTGGTGAAGGCATTCGTGGCCGAAGTGATCGAGGAACTGGACGACGAGGCGCTGGTCGAAGCGCTGGAAGCGCGGCTCGACGGCTGGTTTTTGACGCACGGGTAG
- a CDS encoding SUF system Fe-S cluster assembly protein, with the protein MDDVSTTAEKTPETAANGIVSASAIPADELARLTDDIVSALKTVYDPEIPADIYELGLVYKIDIEDDRSVKIDMTLTAPGCPVAGEMPGWVENAVGAVEGVSGVEVNMTFDPPWTPDRMSEEAQVAVGWY; encoded by the coding sequence ATGGACGACGTGAGCACCACCGCAGAAAAAACGCCGGAAACGGCCGCGAACGGCATCGTTTCGGCCTCGGCGATCCCCGCCGATGAGCTGGCGCGGCTGACCGACGACATCGTCTCGGCGCTGAAGACGGTCTACGACCCAGAAATCCCGGCCGACATCTATGAGCTCGGCCTCGTCTACAAGATCGACATCGAGGACGACCGCTCGGTCAAGATCGACATGACGCTGACCGCTCCGGGCTGCCCGGTGGCCGGCGAGATGCCTGGCTGGGTCGAGAACGCCGTCGGCGCCGTCGAAGGCGTCTCCGGCGTCGAGGTCAACATGACGTTCGACCCGCCATGGACGCCCGACCGCATGTCGGAAGAGGCGCAGGTCGCGGTCGGGTGGTATTGA
- the sufB gene encoding Fe-S cluster assembly protein SufB, whose protein sequence is MPAVQETIDRVRKIDVDQYKYGFQTEIEMDKAPKGLSEDIIRFISAKKDEPDWMLEWRLGAYRRWLTLEEPTWARVHYPKIDFQDIHYYAAPKSTPGPKSLSEVDPELLKVYEKLGIPLKEQEILAGVQKTAAVDAEEDEVGDNVYKSGRVAVDAVFDSVSVVTTFKKELAQAGVIFCSISEAIREHPELVKKYLGSVVPTSDNFYATLNSAVFTDGSFVFVPKGVRCPMELSTYFRINEKNTGQFERTLIIAEEGAYVSYLEGCTAPQRDENQLHAAVVELIALDDAEIKYSTVQNWYPGDAEGKGGIYNFVTKRGDCRGDRSKISWTQVETGSAITWKYPSCILRGDDSSGEFYSIAVSNGYQQVDSGTKMIHLGKNTSSRIISKGIAAGFSQNTYRGQVSAHRKAANARNFTNCDSLLIGDQCGAHTVPYMEAKNSTAQFEHEATTSKISEDQKFYVMQRGIPEEEAIALIVNGFVKDVIQQLPMEFAVEAQKLIGISLEGSVG, encoded by the coding sequence ATGCCTGCTGTGCAGGAGACGATCGATCGGGTTCGAAAGATCGACGTCGACCAGTATAAATACGGATTCCAGACAGAGATCGAGATGGACAAGGCCCCCAAGGGCCTGAGCGAAGACATCATTCGCTTCATCTCGGCCAAGAAGGACGAGCCGGACTGGATGCTCGAATGGCGTCTGGGGGCCTATCGTCGCTGGCTGACGCTGGAAGAGCCGACCTGGGCGCGCGTCCACTATCCGAAGATCGATTTCCAGGACATCCACTACTACGCCGCGCCGAAGAGCACGCCCGGCCCGAAGTCGCTGAGCGAAGTCGACCCAGAACTGCTCAAGGTCTACGAGAAGCTCGGCATCCCGCTCAAGGAGCAGGAGATCCTGGCCGGCGTGCAGAAGACCGCAGCTGTCGACGCGGAAGAAGACGAGGTTGGCGACAACGTCTACAAGTCCGGCCGCGTCGCGGTCGATGCCGTGTTCGATTCCGTTTCGGTTGTCACCACCTTCAAGAAGGAGCTGGCGCAGGCCGGCGTCATCTTCTGCTCGATCTCGGAAGCGATCCGCGAGCATCCGGAACTGGTCAAGAAGTATCTGGGTTCGGTCGTGCCGACCTCGGACAATTTCTACGCGACGCTGAATTCGGCCGTGTTCACCGACGGCTCGTTCGTCTTCGTGCCCAAGGGCGTTCGCTGCCCGATGGAGCTGTCGACCTATTTCCGCATCAACGAGAAGAACACAGGCCAGTTCGAGCGCACGCTGATCATCGCCGAGGAGGGGGCTTACGTCTCCTATCTCGAAGGCTGCACGGCGCCGCAACGCGACGAGAACCAGCTGCACGCGGCGGTGGTCGAGCTGATCGCGCTCGACGATGCCGAGATCAAATATTCGACTGTGCAGAACTGGTACCCCGGCGACGCCGAGGGCAAGGGGGGCATCTACAATTTCGTCACCAAGCGCGGCGACTGCCGCGGCGATCGCTCGAAGATCTCGTGGACGCAGGTCGAGACGGGTTCGGCGATCACCTGGAAATATCCGAGCTGCATCCTGCGCGGCGACGATTCCTCTGGCGAGTTCTATTCGATCGCGGTGTCGAACGGTTATCAGCAGGTCGATAGCGGCACCAAGATGATCCATCTCGGCAAGAACACGTCGAGCCGCATCATCTCCAAGGGCATCGCCGCCGGCTTCTCGCAAAACACCTATCGCGGCCAGGTCTCGGCGCATCGCAAGGCGGCCAATGCGCGCAATTTCACCAATTGCGATTCGCTCCTTATCGGCGACCAGTGCGGCGCGCACACCGTGCCTTACATGGAAGCCAAGAATTCGACGGCGCAGTTCGAGCACGAGGCGACGACCTCGAAGATCTCCGAGGACCAGAAGTTCTACGTCATGCAGCGCGGCATCCCCGAAGAGGAAGCGATCGCGCTGATCGTCAACGGCTTCGTCAAGGACGTCATCCAGCAGTTGCCGATGGAGTTCGCGGTCGAAGCGCAGAAGCTGATCGGCATCAGCCTGGAAGGCAGCGTCGGGTAA
- the sufC gene encoding Fe-S cluster assembly ATPase SufC: protein MLEIKNLHARIVDDGTEIIRGLNLTVKAGEVAAIMGPNGSGKSTLSYILAGREDYEVTEGDILYNGQSILEMDPAERATAGIFLAFQYPMEIPGVATMEFLKVAMNEQRKARGEEPLKVPEFLKRVKDAAASLNMDMAMLKRPLNVGFSGGEKKRAEILQMKLLEPKLCVLDETDSGLDIDALKIVSDGVNALRSPERAIVVITHYQRLLEHIVPDSVHVLYKGQVIKSGDKSLALDLEANGYAGVIGEAA from the coding sequence ATGCTTGAGATCAAGAACCTGCACGCCCGCATCGTCGACGATGGCACCGAGATCATCCGCGGGCTGAATCTCACGGTGAAAGCCGGGGAGGTCGCCGCCATCATGGGGCCGAACGGCTCGGGCAAGTCGACGCTGTCCTATATCCTCGCCGGCCGCGAGGACTATGAGGTGACCGAAGGCGACATCCTCTATAACGGCCAGTCGATCCTCGAAATGGATCCGGCCGAGCGCGCCACCGCCGGCATCTTTCTCGCCTTCCAGTATCCGATGGAGATACCGGGCGTCGCGACGATGGAATTCCTCAAAGTGGCGATGAACGAGCAGCGCAAGGCGCGCGGCGAGGAACCGCTGAAGGTTCCGGAATTCCTGAAACGCGTGAAGGATGCCGCTGCCTCGCTCAACATGGATATGGCGATGCTGAAGCGGCCGCTCAATGTCGGCTTCTCCGGCGGCGAGAAGAAGCGCGCCGAGATCCTGCAGATGAAGCTTCTGGAGCCGAAGCTTTGCGTGCTCGACGAGACCGATTCCGGCCTCGACATCGATGCGCTGAAGATCGTCTCGGACGGCGTCAACGCGCTGCGTTCGCCGGAGCGCGCCATCGTCGTCATCACCCACTACCAGCGCCTGCTCGAGCACATCGTGCCGGACTCCGTGCACGTGCTCTACAAGGGCCAGGTCATCAAGTCGGGCGACAAGTCGCTGGCGCTCGATCTCGAGGCCAACGGCTATGCCGGCGTGATCGGCGAAGCGGCGTGA
- a CDS encoding GFA family protein has translation MPVLLKGSCRCGAVRFEVESHTPVPFMLCYCSICRKQQGGGGFAINLGADCETLDIRGKRNLAVYRAEIEDDEHPHCEVSTGERNFCRKCGAALWLYDPTWPDLVHPFASAIDSDLPTPPEKVHLMLKYKANWVEPVVGKKDKVFDVYPEESIADWHKRTGMWVD, from the coding sequence ATGCCCGTCCTGCTCAAAGGCTCCTGCCGCTGCGGCGCCGTCCGCTTCGAGGTGGAAAGCCACACCCCGGTGCCGTTCATGCTCTGCTACTGCTCGATCTGCCGCAAGCAGCAGGGCGGCGGCGGTTTCGCCATCAATCTCGGCGCCGACTGCGAGACGCTTGATATCAGGGGCAAGCGCAATCTCGCTGTCTACCGCGCCGAGATCGAGGACGACGAGCATCCGCATTGCGAGGTCTCGACCGGCGAACGCAATTTCTGCAGGAAATGCGGCGCAGCGCTGTGGCTCTACGACCCGACCTGGCCGGACCTCGTGCATCCCTTCGCCTCGGCGATCGACAGCGACCTGCCGACGCCGCCGGAAAAGGTGCATCTGATGCTGAAATACAAGGCGAACTGGGTCGAGCCGGTGGTCGGGAAAAAGGACAAGGTGTTCGACGTCTATCCCGAGGAATCGATCGCCGACTGGCACAAACGGACGGGGATGTGGGTGGATTAG
- a CDS encoding RidA family protein — translation MNLTTHKKFKGDRLMPWGKGTVVSDAKGYVFLSGNTATIDDYDPSKHQGGAVGDAATQWREILANIKSDLEELGSSLDHLVKVTFYVKGPFPSGGVLSSPNFRLDVLDEFFAEHCPKHCSYNNPPPSEVIGVAALAQPDLVVELVVIAALPD, via the coding sequence ATGAACCTCACGACGCACAAGAAATTCAAAGGCGATCGTTTGATGCCTTGGGGCAAGGGCACAGTCGTCTCGGACGCGAAGGGATATGTTTTTCTGTCCGGCAACACCGCCACCATCGACGATTACGATCCGTCGAAACACCAGGGGGGCGCCGTTGGCGACGCGGCAACGCAATGGCGCGAGATCCTCGCGAACATCAAGTCGGATCTGGAGGAGCTTGGCAGCTCGCTCGACCATCTGGTCAAGGTGACGTTCTACGTCAAAGGACCTTTCCCGTCCGGCGGCGTTCTCAGCTCACCCAACTTTCGTCTGGACGTGCTGGACGAATTCTTCGCCGAACATTGCCCGAAGCACTGCAGCTACAACAACCCGCCGCCATCGGAAGTGATCGGCGTCGCCGCCCTGGCGCAGCCGGATCTTGTTGTCGAGCTCGTCGTCATTGCGGCGCTGCCGGACTGA
- a CDS encoding cysteine desulfurase has protein sequence MDQKIETTPYDVEAIRRDFPILSRQVYGKPLVYLDNGASAQKPQVVLDTIQHAYSQEYANVHRGLHFLSNAATDAYENARKSVQRFLNAPSTDNIVFTSNTTSAINTVAYGWGMPRIGEGDEIVLSIMEHHSNIVPWHFIRERQGAKLVWVPVDDLGAFHIEEFEKRLTGRTKLVAITQMSNALGTVTPIKEIVRIAHARGIPVLVDGSQSAVHMPIDVQDLDCDFFVFTGHKVYGPSGIGVLYGKKDRLEEMRPFMGGGEMIEEVTEDIVTYNEPPHRFEAGTPPIVQAIGLGAALDYMEKIGRERIAVHEADLKTYAHERLRAINSLRIFGDAPGKGAIISFELQGIHAHDVSMVIDRQGVAVRAGTHCAQPLLKRFGVTSTCRASFGMYNTRAEVDALAEALEKARKFFG, from the coding sequence ATGGACCAGAAGATCGAAACCACCCCATATGACGTCGAGGCGATCCGCCGCGATTTCCCGATCCTGTCGCGCCAGGTCTACGGCAAGCCGCTGGTCTATCTCGACAATGGCGCCTCGGCGCAGAAGCCGCAGGTGGTGCTCGACACCATCCAGCACGCCTATTCCCAGGAATACGCCAACGTCCATCGCGGTCTGCATTTCCTGTCGAACGCGGCGACCGATGCCTATGAGAATGCGCGCAAGTCGGTGCAGCGTTTTCTCAATGCGCCGAGCACGGACAACATCGTCTTCACCTCCAACACCACCTCGGCGATCAACACGGTCGCCTATGGCTGGGGCATGCCGAGGATCGGCGAGGGTGACGAGATCGTGCTTTCAATCATGGAGCACCACTCCAACATCGTGCCTTGGCATTTCATCCGCGAGCGGCAGGGCGCCAAGCTGGTCTGGGTGCCGGTCGACGATCTCGGCGCCTTCCATATCGAGGAATTCGAGAAGCGGCTGACCGGCCGTACCAAGCTCGTCGCCATCACCCAGATGTCGAATGCGCTGGGCACGGTGACGCCGATCAAGGAGATCGTGCGCATCGCGCATGCGCGTGGAATTCCGGTCCTCGTCGATGGCAGCCAGAGCGCCGTCCACATGCCGATCGACGTGCAGGATCTCGACTGCGATTTCTTCGTCTTCACCGGACACAAGGTCTACGGCCCTTCCGGAATCGGCGTGCTCTACGGCAAGAAGGACAGGCTGGAAGAGATGCGCCCTTTCATGGGCGGCGGCGAGATGATCGAGGAGGTGACGGAGGACATCGTCACCTATAACGAGCCGCCGCATCGCTTCGAGGCCGGCACCCCACCGATCGTGCAGGCGATCGGGCTGGGCGCCGCGCTCGATTACATGGAAAAAATCGGCCGTGAACGCATCGCCGTGCACGAGGCGGACCTAAAGACTTACGCGCATGAGCGGCTGCGGGCGATCAACTCGCTGCGCATCTTCGGCGACGCGCCCGGCAAGGGCGCCATCATCTCGTTCGAATTGCAGGGTATCCATGCGCATGACGTGTCGATGGTGATCGACCGGCAAGGTGTTGCCGTCCGCGCGGGCACGCATTGCGCCCAACCGCTGTTGAAACGCTTCGGCGTAACCTCCACATGCAGGGCATCGTTCGGCATGTATAATACCAGGGCCGAAGTGGACGCTTTGGCCGAGGCGCTGGAAAAGGCGCGAAAGTTCTTCGGGTGA
- a CDS encoding cysteine desulfurase family protein — protein sequence MAATRAYLDYNASAPLIAEARAAMVAALDAANPSSVHTEGRAARRLVEDARRDVARLVGARPEHVVFTSGATEAASTLLGPDWQMGRGSVRMCHLYVSAADHPCILNGGRFSPAQVTKIGVDRNGIADIEALSAALAAHDKAAGLPLVAIHAANNETGVVQPVGRIGEIVKAAGGVLVVDAVQAAGRIPLDMSIPYADYLILSSHKIGGPKGVGAIVAASDLMMPRPLVNGGGQEKGHRAGTENVAGIAGFGAAARVALAGLDDVDAVSRRRDEIEAIVTELAPDAEIFGNGARRLANTTFFAIPGIKAETAQIAFDLAGVALSAGSACSSGKVGPSHVLKAMGHGDSLGALRVSIGRATGAEDIEAFRTALAGIVARRAGKEEAA from the coding sequence ATGGCCGCAACCCGCGCCTATCTCGACTACAACGCCAGCGCGCCGCTCATTGCGGAAGCGCGGGCGGCGATGGTCGCCGCGCTCGATGCCGCCAACCCGTCATCCGTTCACACCGAAGGCCGCGCGGCGCGGCGGCTGGTCGAGGACGCGCGCCGCGACGTGGCACGGTTGGTCGGCGCCAGACCAGAGCATGTCGTCTTCACCTCCGGTGCCACCGAAGCCGCCTCGACGCTGCTTGGGCCCGACTGGCAGATGGGGCGCGGCTCGGTGCGCATGTGCCACCTCTATGTCTCTGCGGCCGACCATCCCTGCATCCTGAATGGCGGGCGGTTTTCGCCGGCGCAAGTGACGAAGATCGGCGTCGACCGGAACGGCATTGCCGATATCGAGGCGCTTTCTGCCGCGCTTGCCGCGCATGACAAGGCCGCCGGGCTGCCGCTGGTGGCGATCCACGCCGCCAACAACGAGACCGGCGTCGTCCAGCCGGTCGGGCGCATCGGCGAGATCGTCAAGGCCGCGGGCGGGGTGCTGGTTGTCGACGCCGTGCAGGCCGCCGGGCGGATTCCGCTCGATATGTCAATTCCTTATGCCGACTACCTGATCCTGTCGTCGCACAAGATCGGTGGGCCCAAGGGCGTCGGCGCGATCGTTGCCGCGTCCGATTTGATGATGCCGCGGCCGCTGGTCAATGGCGGCGGCCAGGAGAAGGGCCATCGCGCAGGCACGGAAAACGTCGCCGGGATCGCCGGTTTCGGCGCAGCCGCGCGGGTTGCCCTTGCAGGCCTGGACGATGTCGATGCCGTTTCGCGGCGCCGCGATGAGATTGAAGCCATCGTGACCGAACTGGCGCCGGACGCGGAAATCTTCGGAAATGGCGCTCGCAGGCTTGCCAACACGACATTCTTCGCTATTCCCGGCATCAAGGCCGAGACGGCGCAGATCGCTTTCGATCTTGCCGGCGTCGCGTTGTCGGCGGGCTCGGCCTGCTCGTCGGGAAAAGTCGGGCCAAGCCATGTGCTGAAGGCGATGGGCCACGGCGACAGCCTGGGCGCGTTGCGGGTCTCGATCGGTCGGGCGACCGGCGCCGAGGATATCGAGGCCTTCCGGACAGCACTGGCCGGCATCGTCGCCCGCCGCGCGGGCAAGGAAGAAGCCGCCTGA
- a CDS encoding TfoX/Sxy family protein: MDNARLEELFESLGPISIRKLFGGKGIYRDGVIVAVVVRGELLLKADEESIPDFEAAGCKQWTYTGSRHGKEVAMPYWSIPDEAFDDPDEMAVWARRAYEAARRAGR; encoded by the coding sequence ATGGACAACGCGCGCCTTGAAGAATTGTTCGAAAGCCTGGGGCCGATCAGCATCAGAAAACTGTTCGGGGGCAAGGGCATCTATCGCGACGGCGTCATCGTCGCGGTCGTCGTGCGCGGCGAATTGCTGCTCAAGGCCGACGAGGAGAGCATCCCCGACTTCGAAGCCGCCGGCTGCAAGCAATGGACCTATACAGGCTCGCGGCACGGCAAGGAGGTGGCGATGCCATACTGGAGCATTCCCGACGAGGCTTTCGACGACCCCGACGAAATGGCGGTATGGGCGCGGCGCGCTTATGAGGCGGCGCGAAGGGCGGGGAGATAA
- a CDS encoding pseudouridine-5'-phosphate glycosidase, with product MTPDTARPFVDIHPPVAEALATGRPVVALESTIITHGMPYPDNGAMAAKVEQIIIDGGALPATIAVVDGRIKIGLSDGERESLAMTGDAMKLSRADIGFAVAQKRTGGTTVAATMIAAHMAGIKVFATGGIGGVHKGAEKSFDISADLDELARTPVVVVSAGAKAILDIEKTLEVLETRGVPVIGHGCETMPAFWSRQSPFRAPLTLNAPQDIAHFYRTRQALGLGGGILIANPVPRNDEIPADEMAGYIEAAQKAAEAQNVTGKAVTPFLLSKILELTGGRSLKTNIALVENNARLAAEIAKAL from the coding sequence GTGACACCCGACACCGCCCGCCCCTTCGTCGACATCCACCCGCCCGTGGCGGAGGCGCTTGCCACCGGCCGGCCGGTGGTGGCGCTGGAAAGCACCATCATCACCCACGGCATGCCCTACCCTGACAATGGCGCGATGGCCGCCAAGGTCGAGCAGATCATCATCGATGGCGGCGCGCTGCCGGCGACGATCGCCGTGGTCGACGGCCGCATCAAGATCGGCCTGTCCGACGGCGAGCGCGAATCGCTTGCCATGACCGGTGACGCCATGAAGCTGTCGCGCGCCGATATCGGCTTCGCCGTCGCTCAAAAGCGTACCGGCGGCACCACCGTTGCGGCCACCATGATCGCCGCGCATATGGCCGGCATAAAGGTCTTCGCCACCGGCGGCATAGGCGGCGTCCACAAAGGCGCGGAAAAGAGCTTCGACATCTCGGCCGATCTCGACGAGCTGGCGCGCACGCCGGTTGTCGTCGTCTCTGCCGGCGCCAAGGCGATCCTCGATATCGAAAAGACGCTGGAAGTGCTGGAGACGCGCGGCGTGCCGGTGATCGGACATGGCTGCGAGACCATGCCCGCCTTCTGGTCGAGGCAGTCGCCCTTCCGCGCGCCGCTGACGCTCAATGCGCCGCAAGACATTGCGCATTTCTACCGCACGCGGCAGGCGCTGGGCCTCGGCGGCGGCATCCTCATCGCCAATCCGGTGCCGCGGAACGACGAGATCCCGGCCGACGAAATGGCCGGCTATATCGAAGCCGCGCAGAAGGCCGCCGAAGCCCAGAACGTCACCGGCAAGGCGGTGACGCCCTTCCTTTTGTCGAAGATTCTGGAGCTGACCGGCGGCCGCAGCCTGAAGACCAACATCGCGCTGGTAGAGAACAATGCTCGGCTGGCGGCGGAGATTGCCAAGGCGTTGTAG